From Rissa tridactyla isolate bRisTri1 chromosome 7, bRisTri1.patW.cur.20221130, whole genome shotgun sequence, a single genomic window includes:
- the LOC128912409 gene encoding uncharacterized protein LOC128912409, whose product MSHLLPAAHGGGLRARHHTPVLFPTEERAAPFLRLQGHWRSVLPRCFQFIVVSAAVVEAPANCHKKAAEQQSIRKGTAGHPEKLLQWRAKFSLPVLPSQSPGRRQQDLGEKTSARRSGSSLQSRRNQRSSGKSSCSKRRRNWQCGKPGLQGRTKSHSRPSALEALRFPTLQPSPGERRPGRGGGRLETLSQQRRRQQQPRWTDSSLTPFPHEPPRSSEGWSHSKHRGPYTSTSLRTRGGVNSSRGSFPALDAGIAAEGKVPGVVAIAVAVSQGAGRLLSC is encoded by the exons ATGAGCCACCTCCTTCCTGCGGCACATGGTGGAGGACTGCGTGCGAGACACCATACTCCTGTACTCTTTCCAACTGAGGAACGGGCAGCACCTTTCCTTCGCCTTCAAGGACATTGGCGTTCTGTCCTGCCAAGATG TTTTCAGTTCATTGTGGTCAGTGCCGCGGTGGTCGAGGCTCCCGCCAACTGTCACAAGaaggctgcagaacagcagagcaTCAGAAAAG gtaCAGCGGGGCatcctgagaagctgctgcagtggcgggcaaagttttccctccctgtgctgccaagccagagtccaggcagaaggcagcaagacctGGGGGAGAAGACTTCTGCCAG gagatctggcagctctctgcagagtaGGAGAAATCAAAGATCCAGTGGGAAGAGTAGCTGCAGCAAGCGAAGGCGGAATTGGCAGTGTGGGAAGCCTGGTCTGCAGGGGAGGACCAAAAGCCACTCCAG gccctCGGCACTGGAGGCACTTCGAttccccaccctccagcccagcccaggagaaaggaggccaggcaggggtggaggaaggctggaaaccctctcccagcagaggagacggcagcagcagcccagatggACAGACTCCAGCCTGA CCCCCTTTCCCCATGAGCCGCCCAGGTCCTCAGAAGGCTGGAGCCACAGCAAGCACAGAGGACCATATACAAGCACGTCACTGAGAACAAGAGGTGGCGtcaacagcagcagaggcagcttcCCTG cACTAGATGCTGGTAtcgcagcagaggggaaggtgccgGGAGTGGTGGCTATAGCAGTGGCTGTTAGCCAAGGGGCTGGGAGGCTTCTCAGCTGCTGA